The region CGAATCATTGTGATTTCAGCAGGCAGGTCCACATGTACGCACACGTCACCACGAACGAGGATGGCTGTCGTACTACTTTTGACCGGCGTGAGATCACGTGAGTTTTAAGTTTTTGGATGTCGTCTCGTGTGAGGATAAACGTGGCACGTGCCTTGCCGGTGACGTCGGGAAAGGGAACGCCGTGACCGTCTTCATCAATTGGGATTTGCTTCATTTGGTTCCACACGAGAGTTTTTAGTCCTTTAGGATCTTCGTTGAGGCTTCTGTCCAGAAATGGCAGATATTCATCGGAAAGTGAAAGGGATGAAGATTTGTGTCCGAGTAAAGAAAGCGCAGCCCACGCCTTCATGAACCCAAATATACTACTACCGTCTCCAACCACATGGTGGAGGGCGATTCCGACGCAAATTCCGGCGTCCGGGAATAGCGTCACTTGGACAGCAAACATTCCACGTCGAACTGACGGTAACGTGGGAAGAAGGGAGTAAAATTCATTACTGTTTCTTGCATGGTTTGACGATAAACGATCAAAACGGCCGTTATCGTCCGACACGGCGAAGACAAGAGGAACGCCGTCACCGTCACGGTATACAAATTCAGGCGGAGTGGAATAGTCGGAAGGAACGGCCAACTTGGCTGCTAGGAGAGGGTAATATTGGAGGGCAATGGAGAAGGAAGTTTTGAGATGGGGAATGATAGTATCTTTGAAGTGTGTTCTTGAGACGGGGTGTTGATAGAAGATAAGGCGATGGCCAGGGGAGGAATGCAGCCATTGTAGATCAAAAAATGCTAGAGGAAGAGAAAACCCGGCTATTTTTCCGGGCGGCGGCGCTACTGAGGATTGCTCCAGCACGGTGGTGTAAGTGGGTGGAGATGATTGAGCCATGTGGTTGAATGATGGAGGTGATGAATATATTACTCCTTGCTATAACGTCTGATCTTCTGATTTGTGTGGAATTGGGATGCCTGCAAGGCTTTGCCGACACCAAATTAAACTATGTACTATCGTCATTAATTGCCAGTCACACAAGTTCACAACTCCTTTAATGTGTGGGCCGGATTTCTCCAACTACCTCGCAGCTCATTATGCCTAAAGCAATAGGGAAAGTcctaatgtaattttattttttttttggaaaatgacactttttctccaTGAGTTTActtatagcattttttttctctgtgTTATTTGTGTATCACTTTTTCCCCTCAATTGTTTATAAAGTGATTATTTTTCCCCTCTCTATTAAATAAATGTTTGGTATGTTAAAAATGAGAGTAAAAATGGTATTTCACTGTTTTTAATGAAGATGGAAGGTTCACCGGTATTGTTGGAGAAGCTAAGTTAATGGCGTTCTTGATTTCGAAGGTAATGCTTGCCCCAGTATTCTCAAAGAAGATTGGAAACCTGCCCTCAACATTAATATTGTTGTCGCAATAAGCATGAACCCAAGCACGATACAGATGGTTATGGAAACCTCATAAATTGTACGTAGTAtaattcttcatcttctctaGAAAATGGCTCTACTTGTCAACACCACGCTAACGATCATGCTCAACCACGACTCAGTCAGCACGATATCCGACGCACTTCTCACCGCGTCCGCAACCGCAATTTCGATGTCTGCCCTTTTTAGTGCCGGCGCGTTGTTCACATCGTCCCCAATCATTCCACAAATATGCTTTTTTACCTAGAGTTTTCTCACAATGTCATATTTATGCTCGGGGAAAACTCCGGTCAGGCCTGTCCCTGGACAAGGGCGGGCTGGGCCCTTGCCCAAGGCCCACACTTGAAAGGGGCCCACCCTAGTCCAccactttttatatatatatactatagagTTTTAGGTATAAGtatttaatatacatttaaataaaaaaaaatttgatttagCTTAGCTGGTGGGACTTATTGCCCACATTGGtaaggtcatgagttcaaaCCCTCATGGCTACATATGTTTGGTTTATAAGACTTTAAATTTCTGAACTCCCATggataatttaaatttttcctCCCAAACGAATTTAGggatattatatagtattaaaattaaaataaaattataacttatgaaatttaattttcccTCCCTGcttttagaagatgaatttagaaatattatatggtattcaaattataacatatggaatttatttctatttctaattcTATTTGTTCAGTTGTAACTATGTGATTATTttacatttctataattataatgagatttatagtatagattaatttgtgattcatatcaaattttgaatatatttctattcgagtaatttattaatatttagaacatgtgttattttgtgaactttataatgatttatgtatatgtaatatatttagtttttttttttttgaattttttagtcaatgtagtttagaaGTTCTATTTTGTGTCATTGACTCATTGTATTCATATTaatctatttttcttttgaaattgatcttactaaaagaaaattatttataaatatgatatcaataaagaatatgtgtgatttataatatgttttctattcaaactattttatccaattaaacatgtttcatattttgttatgaatatcgTTTATCACgttttaaagtattttgattTATTGCTCAAGTAATTAAGATTCCGTGCTCTACTCTTATTTGTAAGttgcattttataattattattaataattgctttattatttactataatgACAATGTGATGGTCTATAAGCTTATTtggttttaaattgtttattcgtTTTTATTAACtgtaattctttatttatgaagacacatatgcaaatattaaatattttgtattttttaagccaacaaagaaaaattcattcatAAGTAACGAAAGCATCTAGagttgttttcattattattattattattattattattattattattattgtgtatgcaaaattgttaaaaacttgtaaatcttattttaagttatttgtcattagttttttgtttttttttttgtttttgttttccttaCGCATATATAAATTCATTTCATATAGGGCCCATTTTTTATGCTATGCCCCgagcctataaaatgataggaacgGGCTGACTCCGGTGAACCCTCTGACCTTCTCAATTAGCTCACAGCCTGAAGTTTCTCAAAATCGTCGCCCTTCCCGCTGCTACGGTACAATGGCGGATCCAGAAAAATGTCTTAGTGGTGCGAAACATAAAAGAGGTAGCACCAAGTTGTTCccttatatgggaggttgtgggttcgagcctcatcgatattgactctttgtgcttcaataggttgaaaaagtagtaatgaacatatattgcatTGCAATAGAATcgatagtattaaaaaaaaaacacttaaaaggAATATTAAATATTGTTGGGTATAGACGAAAAATAAAGCACACcaaaactttatacaaatattaataacaatatataaaacataattaatttgataaaataattcaaatagaaaacatacaaatattaataacaatatatgaaacataattaatttgataaaataattcaaatagaaaactcTACCTTATATAAACTATTGCCTTTAGGATTTGAACCATCGTCATTctttaatacattaatacataCCTCAACCAACTCAACTAACTAATCAATTCTTTAATTACTTGTAtcagtttttatatatttatatctacaactggtatatatatatatatatatatatatgggctgTATAAGGgtgggtggggtgagtgggtacAGCTGCCCCCACTACCCCATGCTAGATTTGTCAGTGGTTACAGGGTGACTAGAATATGGAATCATAAttaactcaaatacatagatTTTGAAATTCAAGCCGAATACCCCAAAAAACATAAAGGTTTTGCTTATCAAGAGAGACACGTTGGCTAGCAAACGCAAGATCCCCAATCACCACATGCGCTCGCCTAATATAATCGACAACCGAATCTCCTGGGTGAAGAGCTTGAAGTTGACGAAGAAGATTTAAAGACCTAGCCCGCGATGAGGACGCCAAATCTTATTCAATGGCATTCCAAACAGTTTTGGATGTACCACAACCAACCGCAAGGGGGGATTAATTACTTCCTCATACAGCGAGGATATAAGCATATAGAAAGTAATGCTTGATCATAGTGAACCCATGCAATGCCTCCGAGTATTATGAGTTGCTACCATCAATGAATCCCATTAAATCATGTCcatgaaaaaaatgaataacTTGAGTCTTCCAAAACAAGTAGTTTTTGTATGTCAGTTTAATAGATGGCCAGAGGATAGAGAGGTGATGGCGTGGACATGGATGATACAGCCACATCTGAGACGATCCTTTCAGATAAATTAACATATCTCTTAGCCATAGAAACAAGAAATCCTAGCTAGCCGATACCagaattgtattgaatgagaataaaattttgtaaaaggGTTTTTTGGTAGCAAAATTAAAGTAAGAGCGagatatttaaaacaaaattttttaatttgaggaCCAACCAATAGTCCACTACATTGACATTGATTGTCACATTCTAGCTACCTTATTCCATTACCAACTAACAGTCCACTACGAAGTTGCATGCATGGCCTCTATCTTAAAAAAACAAGAACATTTAAGGAGTAAAAGTACGTCTGggattattaaaaaattgaagcCAATTCAAATTAAATGGATAAAGCTTGAAGGCCCTGATCGAAAAGCGTCTTAAGAAGATGCATTTTGGCCCCAGGTACAGACACACCAACCTCAATATCCAAGGAATCCTTAGCACACCCAACATAGATTGCTCCTGAATAATCTATGGAAGTAGTCTCTATCTTCTTAGGCTTTCCCCACCCAAAATCCAGTTTATAATAGTCAAGTCTGGGAGACCCAGCCACACTCAGGATTCGTTCAAAACTCACTGTAGAGAAGAAACTCATCCAATTCTCGGCTCCTCTAAGCACTCCCTCCTCGCCCTGCAACTGCCACTGAATAGCCTCTCCGATCGCCTCAGCCGCCGCAGCAAGGCCGTCCTCCGCCGCAAGCTGTCCAGCCTTTGCGCGTGCTATGCACGGCACGAGGCAGTTTCCGAAGTAATTCGCCGGCAACGGCGTGTCCAAACGCGCCCGACAATCCGCCGCGCAAAGGAAGTACACGGTGTCGTCGTCCACGTCATCGTTGACGCTGGCCGCAGCGAAGCATTGTGATTTCAGCAGGCAGGTCCACATGTACGCACACGTCACCACGAACGTGGATGGCTGACGTACTACTTTTGACCGGCGTGAGATCACGTGAGTTTTCAGTTTTTGGATGTCGTCACGTGTGAGGATAAAAGTGGCACGTGCCTTGCCGGTGACGTCCGGAAAGGGAACGCCGTGACCGTCTTCATCGATTGGGATGTTCTTCATATGGTTCCACATGAGAGTTTTTAGTCCTTTAGGATCTTCGATAACGCTTCTATCCAGAAATGGCAGATATTCATCGGAAAGTGATTTGTGTCCGAGTAAAGAAAGCGCAGTCCACGCCTTCATGAACCCAAATATACTACTCCCGTCGCCAACCACGTGGTGGTTGGCGATTCCGACGCAAATTCCGGCGTCCGGGAATAGCGTCACTTGGACAGCAAACATGCCACGTCGAACTGACGGTAACGTGGGAATAAGGGGATAAAATTCGTTACTGTTTCTTGCATGGTTTGACGATAAACAATCAAAACGGCCGTTATCGTCCGACACGGCGAAGACAAGAGAAACGCCGTCACCGTCACCGTATACAATTTCAGGCGGGGTTGAATAATCGAAAGGAACGGCCAACTTGGCTGCTAGGAGAGGGTAATATTGGAGGGCAATGGAGAAGGAAGTTTTGAGATGGGGAATGATAGAATTTTCGAACTGTGTTCTTGAGACGGGGTGTTGGGTGAAGATAAGGCGGTGGACGGGGGAGCCAAGCAACCAATTTAGATCTAGGAATGATAGAGGAAGGGAAAAGGCGGCAACTTTTCCGGGCGGCGGCGCTACTGAGGATTGCTCGAGCACGGCAGTGTAAGTGGGTGGAGATGATTGAGCCATGTGGTTGATGGAggtgaaaatattaattactcCCTGCGATATCGTTTCTACGGGGTCGGTCTTCTGATTTGTGTGGAATTGGGATGCCTATTATATATAGACGAGGCTTTGCCGATTCCAAATTAATTGCCATCCACACAACTACTTTAATGTCTGGAGGTTTCTCCAACTACCTGTCAACCCAACCACATAATGAATTTTGGATCAGATTCTGAAAATTTTTACATGAAGTAAAAGAGAAGAATGGATGAGATTCTCCTGTCAGAAAGGAACTTTTTACAAAATGTGAGACCCATAGCAGAATTTGAATGTACGTGACTATCACAATTGAGCCCAGCAAGTGCGTTATTGGcgctattttgatttttttttttttgttgaaatcagcttttgttttattttattttctttttttctcttctctcatatattctctttattaatcacacttacaaaaactactcaaaaatcacaaaaaaaaaatcaatattgagGATGCCTTAAGAGCATCTCTATCAGTAGATTTTGTTATGGTTTTTGAGAAAACATGGATGATGCGGGTGAGAGAAGGTGACGAGAGAGAAGAAATGGGGTTCTGTAGGACGTATGGTTTTTGGTCTGAAAATGTGAAGTCTGCATGGAGAAGATGGTCCGCCAGAATCACGCGCTCAGCATAACTTGCATGCGCAACATGCGTGTAAaatcttttgtattttttttttgttggcaatttttttctttttcttttttctcttccttCTCATCTTATCATTCCTAGTTATACCTGCCAAAACTCCTTAAAAACCACAACTATTGGAGAATGGAGATGCTCTAAAGTAATGTAGAAAGTCCTGATGCACCTTTTTTTGGGCGAAGACTAGTGAATAGTCAAATCTAGTACCTGgtggttaaaaaattatttgacaGATGCTTGAAAGACAAAGTCCGGCATTATGCATCTCGAAAATGTGATAGTATAAAAAACTAAAGTCACACATTTACTAAAGTTATAACTTTGGACGTAATGATAACCGTTTGATTTTAACATACTTGGATTTGATTATTCCAAATTGAGTATGAAGTTGCAGCGTATAATATCTCTATTGTATGTGTAAATTGTACGTAATCAAAGACGTTGGGTACTAAAGCAATTAGAATTGCAGAACAAAGGATTTATTGAGGTCCGGCCTACAAGTAATTGTCACGGTAATAAGAAATCACACATTTACCTAAAAAAACTTGTGAGTACATTATTGAAATtcgtaaatttttaatttattaatggaTTTTAGTTGATAAAACACTAAAATATAATCTATAATTATTTAATCTGTAGTTAAGTCTATTAATATTTTACTACTTTCTTGTACTACGTAGCACAAAGAGGCTAGCATTTGCTAAGCTGTAGTCTGCTATTCacgaaattaaaacattttgttACACCCTCATTAGACTTCTGATATATTCCCTTTCTTCTGgatctttaattttcttcttcctgAAAGGCAAAACCACAAAAAGTAAAATGTCATTTAACTAGGTATAGCTAAGGTCCTCTTGCTATCATTCTTAGGccgcagagcttatttaggaacttatagcttatttgaagctactaataagctataagctctgtttggcaatgttctcaaaataagctagtagctcaaaataagagcttattttgaaacgctacttgaggtagcttttcaaaataagctagtagctttttaacttttttccatctttatccttattattttaaataaatgacatcatgtacccctctcaattaaaacccttttgacattttcttttcattatgtttggttgtaatttcagtttgatatttatgtttgaacattaatttttgtatgaactaatcttatgaattataatttttttttttgctttatatattttcaaatatatgttcttactttatattttatttaaatatattgatttcattattttatattttaatatataaacaaacctatttaaatttaaaattatttaaattgtatgaagatgtcctttttagtctttttacatttatcagcttatcaaaagctaattttaccaaacacttttaagcataacagctagcttaaccgctcttcagatttcagcttcgagattatagcttttcagttttcagctacttttcagctttcagctaggtttgccaaacatagccttagtaTCTCAGGTGAATCCAgatccatgttcataattttagaattttatattcacaattttagtactcaatatacaaaattacattactcaatatttacaatttttacaattcaatatttacaatttttacaatttttaaattataagttcacaattttgttatatagattcaaaaattgtgttatactgttgaatatatagttatgaaattgtgagcatggacccgagtccaccgtGCAagatggacccgagtccatgacataacaaccgcGTTCTCACTATCAAGTACTACTAACATGGAAGTGTCTCGACTGAATCAGAAAGAGAGAAGAGCAAATGAAAAAAGTGGAAATAACACTTTcccttgaattacaattcaaggTGAATGCCCTATGCCCATCCAACTTAAAcatctaaaatgaaaattactttttttttctttaaatgttTATGGGAAATTTATGTGAATCAGGTAAATTTAACTCCTGTATAATAGTGCTCACAAAACACATAGGATAAataaattgtactaaaaaaattagtGCTACATAATCGATTAAAAGAGTGTATCTATTAAATTGCTTTcaactcttattttaaaatgtatatattacaaCTCCACACTCAATTAATAAAAACTCCTGGTTCTAGTCAGTGTTACATTGGTCAAGATTCAATGAAACTATTACtcatgcaatcttcaatcataTAACAAGTAAAATATCTATTGCTCATTGTATAGTTCTTCGTGTTATTCTTCATGTTAGATGCTAACAACTAATATAATGAGATAAAATGGAAGCCTGTGGTCCACATTTATGTggtataatcaaaattaaaatagagcTTGTGGATTGTGGTCCACTTTATGTAAAGCTGGACAACTATTATTActtgttgaaatttgaaaaatgaatttttatagtttctattctattttaagtggtgtttctttcttctttttttcttctttttcttttaataatatttgatttaatttatttttagtggcAAATAGTTTTCAATGAATAACTAGTTAAATAAACATTTTGACACATTCATCTAAATTGCATAGATAAGGGACATGTATCAACCATAActttaatttgcacaattttgGGCTAGCATCAGTATGTTGAAATAgaatttttatcatatttaatGTTGATGGTGAAAATATTCCTATTGTTCCatcaaataaaaacaaactcTCATtctgcattatatttattaagttttcttttttaaaataaaaagtaagtcGTAATATCATTTAACTATAATAACATTTTCATTTCTAATTCTATTATATATCATTGCGACCATCACTACAACCAAAgggattaatattttttttttttttgaatactattgaccctattACATGTAATATCtatccatatactttctcaacctattgaaatccaacaaagtcaacattgcccccgctgagactcgaacccacgacctcccacttgggagaatcacttcatgccgcttgaccacaaggcctttggcaaggGATTAATATTTTATTGCCTCAACTTTCTTTTATACACACCAAATGGAACCACCACCAATCAAGGTTATAATTGCTTATCTAATATCTAGCCACAATGGAGCATAATTTCTCCTTACATTTCACTCTACATTTGCTTTTCCCTTTAATCTTGCCTCCTTTTACtccacttttacccttaatcaACCTTATTAGTTTTTCCCAATCTCATGCACTTATGAATGAAGGTAAATTTTAACCATACATTACAAATATCATTGACCCATTGTTCTtcataaacataaattaaacacacttatacatatataatcaattaattatgtaTACTATATTTGTTGTACTTGATATTATTGATATTAACTCATGAACAGTATTTGATGATATACACTGGTAAATCATTCAGGTGTAATAGTCGCAAACCAtacataaaaagtaaattacatTAGAAAGACTATGTAACAGAGTCTATCAAGAAGTTCTTGACAAGGATTCCATTCGTGACCAACTATACTTTGATACtatttctttcttcccaaaagattgaattcCCAACCCCAACCCCTCAGGCTCTGACCCGATAGAACATATGAGAttatgtaaatcatgataattcaGTCTTTCTTCTTAAATTTCACCCCTCAACTGCCCATGGTAGCTACTTTGTTACTATTTGCATTTGTTAAGGTTGTGGTCATGTCTCTAGCTTAGAATCCAAGAATTCATGTGAACATTGGCACAGTGACTTCTTTTACAAACGGCACTCTTCCCAAGTGCGAGTGTTGACAGCATTCCCCACCAAGTTCCAACCGCGCATTAGACAAGAACAAGAATTGCATTCAAGACCCCAACAACTATCCTTCTTTCCGCCCTCCCAAAAACTCGAATCAAACAGCACTGAGAAAGAGCCATAAGAAGATAGAGAAGATGGAAATTTCCAGCGAGAAATCGGTACCAGAAGCCAAAGTTTGGAGTCTATGCAAACTGCCCAGCTTTTGGAGTTCAACCAATAATGCTTCTCcttctgcttcttcttcttcttcatctttcagGAATCACCCCGACAATGGGCTGCCCGGGGATCATCAATCCAGCCGCCATAACCCCTCTGCTAAGCTTCCTTCCATGAACATCAAGTCTTTTCTTCCCACTCGCCGCAGGCTCAGTCTTGATCCGTCCAACAAGTTATACTTTTCGTGTAAGCTTTTTGCCATTCACTTTGGGGATTCTGGTTTTCCCTAACGATAACTATGAGTCTGTGTTTTCCATTGATAATTCTGTTCACAACATTCATTAGACTTTTCAATTTGCTTCTCAAACTTTAATTTCGTTTCTTTTCCTGAAGATGAACCTGGGAAGCAGGTCAAGAGCGCAATCAGAATCAAGAATGTCACCAAAGCTCATGTTGCCTTTAAGGTATATTTCTAAAAAAGATAGCATTTTGGCAGAATGGCAGTGCATTATTTCTTTAGAAATATAGAATTACTAGTCTAAATGGTCATTTCTCATGTCTAATTCCGGCGAAAATCCAGACAATCACAATTAGTTGCCTGAATTTGTGCATAGGTGGGTTAGTGGTACATTTATGTCAAAAAGCTTTTGAGCTGATTGGCATTGCCTGAACAAATAGCTATATGTTCaaattttgggttttttttttgggttcttgATAGAAAAGGTGATGAATGATATCAAGTTGGGGACAGTAATGATTCTGTGGACTATGTTAGTGCAGGATGTTGAAATCGTGCCTACCGTGTAGCCAATCTAGTCAGTCCATTAGGAATAATGTACCATGGAGTAATATATTTGCATGTCTTTGAACAGTTTCTGCATCATTTTCCATGGTAGGGCCTAGACAGAAAGGCGAACTGTTGTGTGCTAAGAAAGGTCCAGCCTTGTTCCAACTAACAGTGAACTTGGCAAATGTATACAACTATTTCTAGTCTATATTAACTTATACAGAGTATCTTTTGTTTATAATGCAATCCAAGTTTGTCTCCATAAGAAGACAAGAAGTGCTAGTGAGAATAAAGATGTGAACTGTTATGTAGCATATTTGACAAGTCTAAATACATGTATCTAATCTTCATTGCTTTGATTTTATCTTAGTTCCAAACAACTGCACCGAAAAGTTGTTACATGCGTCCCCCCGGAGGTATACTTGCTCCTGATGAAAGCCTTATTGCAACAGGTGGTAATGAGTTTCTTGGTTTTCGTTTTCTCCGTGTAGTGATACTTGTCTGTAATTTATGAAATGGGTTTTGATTTGCTATATTTTTTCGGTTCAATGGTTTTATTATGAACAGTGTTCAAATTTGTGGAGCCGCCTGAGAATAATGAGAAACTAGTTGGCAAGAAGAGCAGGGTCAAGTTCAAGATCATGAGCTTAAAAGTAAAAGGGGACATGGATTATGTGCCAGAGCTGGCAAGTATTCCTTTTATTTTACGAATTTGAACTGTTATAATTGAGCGTAGTGTCTTTTCGTATTggaattttcaaaatttgagcCTTCTTAGGTGATGTTCTTCTAGCATtccattcccccccccccccccccccccccNNNNNNNNNNNNNNNNNNNNNNNNNNNNNNNNNNNNNNNNNNNNNNNNNNNNNNNNNNNNNNNNNNNNNNNNNNNNNNNNNNNNNNNNNNNNNNNNNNNNNNNNNNNNNNNNNNNNNNNNNNNNNNNNNNNNNNNNNNNNNNNNNNNNNNNNNNNNNNNNNNNNNNNNNNNNNNNNNNNNNNNNNNNNNNNNNNNNNNNNNNNNNNNNNNNNNNNNNNNNNNNNNNNNNNNNNNNNNNNNNNNNNNNNNNNNNNNNNNNNNNNNNNNNNNNNNNNNNNNNNNNNNNNNNNNNNNNNNNNNNNNNNNNNNNNNNNNNNNNNNNNNNNNNNNNNNNNNNNNNNNNNNNNNNNNNNNNNNNNNNNNNNNNNNNNNNNNNNNNNNNNNNNNNNNNNNNNNNNNNNNNNNNNNNNNNNNNNNNNNNNNNNNNNNNNNNNNNNNNNNNNNNNNNNNNNNNNNNNNNNNNNNNNNNNNNNNNNNNNNNNNNNNNNNNNNNNNNNNNNNNNNNNNNNNNNNNNNNNNNNNNNNNNNNNNNNNNNNNNNNNNNNNNNNNNNNNNNNNNNNNNNNNNNNNNNNNNNNNNNNNNNNNNNNNNNNNNNNNNNNNNNNNNNNNNNNNNNNNNNNNNNNNNNNNNNNNNNNNNNNNNNNNNNNNNNNNNNNNNNNNNNNNNNNNNNNNNNNNNNNNNNNNNNNNNNNNNNNNNNNNNNNNNNNNNNNNNNNNNNNNNNNNNNNNNNNNNNNNNNNNNNNNNNNNNNNNNNNNNNNNNNNNNNNNNNNNNNNNNNNNNNNNNNNNNNNNNNNNNNNN is a window of Ipomoea triloba cultivar NCNSP0323 chromosome 11, ASM357664v1 DNA encoding:
- the LOC115996974 gene encoding phenolic glucoside malonyltransferase 1-like: MAQSSPPTYTTVLEQSSVAPPPGKIAGFSLPLAFFDLQWLHSSPGHRLIFYQHPVSRTHFKDTIIPHLKTSFSIALQYYPLLAAKLAVPSDYSTPPEFVYRDGDGVPLVFAVSDDNGRFDRLSSNHARNSNEFYSLLPTLPSVRRGMFAVQVTLFPDAGICVGIALHHVVGDGSSIFGFMKAWAALSLLGHKSSSLSLSDEYLPFLDRSLNEDPKGLKTLVWNQMKQIPIDEDGHGVPFPDVTGKARATFILTRDDIQKLKTHVISRRSKVVRQPSSFVVTCAYMWTCLLKSHAQRRDSLPRRTALLRRLRRSERPFSGSWRARRESLVNRERILSVAASPRFDYYKMDFGWGKPKKTETTSIDYSGAIYVGCAKDSLDIEVGVSVPVPKMHLLKTLFDQGLQALSL
- the LOC115997443 gene encoding phenolic glucoside malonyltransferase 1-like, yielding MAQSSPPTYTAVLEQSSVAPPPGKVAAFSLPLSFLDLNWLLGSPVHRLIFTQHPVSRTQFENSIIPHLKTSFSIALQYYPLLAAKLAVPFDYSTPPEIVYGDGDGVSLVFAVSDDNGRFDCLSSNHARNSNEFYPLIPTLPSVRRGMFAVQVTLFPDAGICVGIANHHVVGDGSSIFGFMKAWTALSLLGHKSLSDEYLPFLDRSVIEDPKGLKTLMWNHMKNIPIDEDGHGVPFPDVTGKARATFILTRDDIQKLKTHVISRRSKVVRQPSTFVVTCAYMWTCLLKSQCFAAASVNDDVDDDTVYFLCAADCRARLDTPLPANYFGNCLVPCIARAKAGQLAAEDGLAAAAEAIGEAIQWQLQGEEGVLRGAENWMSFFSTVSFERILSVAGSPRLDYYKLDFGWGKPKKIETTSIDYSGAIYVGCAKDSLDIEVGVSVPGAKMHLLKTLFDQGLQALSI
- the LOC115996226 gene encoding vesicle-associated protein 4-2-like, coding for MEISSEKSVPEAKVWSLCKLPSFWSSTNNASPSASSSSSSFRNHPDNGLPGDHQSSRHNPSAKLPSMNIKSFLPTRRRLSLDPSNKLYFSYEPGKQVKSAIRIKNVTKAHVAFKFQTTAPKSCYMRPPGGILAPDESLIATVFKFVEPPENNEKLVGKKSRVKFKIMSLKVKGDMDYVPELFDEQKDEVAVEQILRVVFLDVERPCAALEKLNRQLAEAEAELEARKKPPEDNGPKIVGEGLVIDEWKERRERYLARQHVDGVDSM